A window from Erythrolamprus reginae isolate rEryReg1 chromosome 9, rEryReg1.hap1, whole genome shotgun sequence encodes these proteins:
- the LOC139172596 gene encoding probable G-protein coupled receptor 21, which yields MASGSPFRALLLLLLALTLEEESWARAPLAAGPKRPGPGQQRLLGTQGGSKGRGSPHTSLGTRLTTGHKTKPAWLQTPCPPDPCGQPPYCQTWLVKVTLLGVLGLLVMGGNGLAIAVLASSVSGWSHSSRFMLLSLAVSDAALAVLVVPLNLYRSLELGPAVAPKEAAREEAIYCRVVAFLNSSLFGASLYSLAWVSLERYVAVFFPLHYRRLLSPRRVLLLITSAWLLPALLLLPLAIPAPAAVLQVRFSAAALLCEPDYGSNPAYSLWLAGSIFCPSAATITFTNMRLWLVARSQRQRGKDMGLLGKAGRPRRLRRLPLDAAARVLLPVVFAFYVCWAPCMGTIVYNSITQERVPEWLEFVALWLPIGSGFLNCFVYFWVNRNFRHKVQKVGRKHCLTCCPTEQDLGPQPLRSISAQVRVDSEPSGLSPDGPLGELPSSSGLPLAWHG from the exons ATGGCCTCCGGCAGCCCCTTCCgtgccctcctgctgctgctgctggctcTTACTCTGGAGGAGGAGTCCTGGGCACGGGCCCCTTTGGCTGCAGGGCCCAAGCGGCCAGGCCCCGGGCAGCAGAGGCTTCTGGGCACACAGGGGGGGAGCAAAGGCAGGGGCAGCCCCCACACCAGCCTGGGGACACGGCTGACGACAGGGCACAAGACCAAGCCGGCCTGGCTGCAAACCCCCTGCCCGCCGGACCCTTGTGGTCAGCCACCGTATTGCCAGACCTGGCTGGTCAAAGTGACTCTCCTGGGGGTGCTGGGGCTGCTGGTCATGGGGGGCAACGGGCTGGCGATTGCGGTGCTGGCCTCCTCAGTGTCCGGCTGGAGCCACAGCAGCCGCTTCATGCTGCTCTCGTTGGCGGTGTCGGATGCCGCTCTGGCGGTGCTGGTGGTGCCCCTCAACCTGTACCGGAGCCTGGAGTTGGGCCCAGCGGTGGCCCCCAAGGAGGCTGCCCGAGAAGAGGCCATCTACTGCCGGGTGGTGGCCTTCCTCAACTCCAGCCTCTTCGGGGCCTCCCTCTACTCCCTGGCCTGGGTCTCCCTGGAGCGATACGTGGCCGTCTTCTTCCCCCTCCACTACCGCCGCCTACTGAGCCCCCGGCGGGTCCTTCTACTCATCACCTCCGCCTGGCTCCTGCCCGCCCTCCTCCTGCTGCCCCTGGCCATCCCGGCCCCCGCGGCTGTGCTCCAGGTCCGCTTCTCTGCGGCCGCTCTCCTCTGCGAGCCGGACTACGGCTCCAACCCTGCCTACTCCCTCTGGCTGGCCGGCTCCATCTTCTGCCCGTCTGCCGCAACCATCACCTTTACCAACATGCGCCTCTGGCTCGTGGCCCGATCGCAGCGCCAGCGTGGGAAGGACATGGGCTTGCTCGGGAAGGCCGGACGGCCCAGGAGGCTTCGGAGGCTCCCGCTAGACGCCGCTGCCCGAGTGTTGCTCCCGGTGGTGTTCGCCTTCTATGTCTGTTGGGCCCCCTGCATGGGCACCATCGTGTACAACT cCATCACCCAGGAAAGAGTCCCCGAATGGCTGGAGTTTGTCGCTCTGTGGCTCCCCATCGGCAGCGGCTTCCTCAACTGCTTTGTCTACTTCTGGGTCAACAGGAACTTCCGGCACAAAGTCCAGAAGGTTGGACGCAAGCATTGCTTGACCTGCTGTCCAACTGAGCAGGACCTGGGGCCGCAGCCCCTTCGTAGCATCTCTGCTCAGGTGAGGGTGGACAGTGAGCCTTCGGGCCTTTCCCCGGATGGCCCCCTTGGGGAGTTGCCTTCCAGCAGTGGCCTCCCTCTCGCCTGGCATGGCTGA